The DNA window CTCCTTCCCTACCCTCTCGTATTTTCCTCTTTCTCAACCCCTGTCTCGCCACAATCTCTTGTTTCTTACTCAACTCTATTTCTCCAACACACTCTCTTATtcctctttctttctctctctctttctctcattcctctctctctctgggatgaaaatgaaagcaggcacgtagcactgtttttgaaagttgggggggggggcaaactcatccaaaaaatcttgacaagcataAAAAAAGGGAATTTTGATTTTCCATAATCTTCAAAaccctaatccggggggggggggggggggggggggggttggcgtcgtatatctataacttcaattttactcctaatttccttattttcataccagTTGCAATTTACTTTTATACCAATGTTTTACATACTCCccaaaaagtgtgtgtgtgtgagggggggggggggggggggttgatggccaactccatgataattcaatttttcctatgtaaattaaagaaaattagttGATGCGAgcttcgagaaaaagtgggaGGGGGCCCTGCTACACTGTTTTGGCAAAGTTAGACACAACCATAACCAAaatcctttttcttttttttaagtctACCCCCCACCTTTTTTCACTtacaatttgcttccgacgcaaCCGTGGATTGCAGTTAATTAATTGTCAGTGGTCTCATGTGTATACAGCAAATATAACTCATTAAATTTGTTTCCTTGGATATTCAGAAATTTAATACTAATTAAAATTAACGCAAATAATGGTATCaactttacataaaaatgacGATGCAGtttgatgaataaataaatacacatgcaCCACaaaattgagagaaaaaattatacaaagttACTTTGTTCTatacacaaacaaaataaaaataaatgttctataCCTTAAAAATTACGAAATTTTCTTCCTCAGaatgaaagtaaaaaattgTTAACTAAAATATGCACCCTAGACAATATATAATTGTAGGAAAGATAACTCCAAGTACGTTGTCTTTGCTCTTTAAAATAGAAGGTAAAAACAGTCTTTCGTTGTCAACAATGGATAAGGACGCCAAGACAAACCAAGATCTACGATGTGTAGTTTGTGACTCTAAAGAAAACCTGAAGCGGTGTACCCGATGCAAGGGAGTTGTGTATTGCTGTCGCCAGCATCAGATACAAGACTGGCCTTCCCACAAGGTTGCGTGCACACCTACCCAACGTACAGAACCGAAAAAGAAAGTAGGCGAGGTCACGACGGACACGTGCGAGTCAAATAAAAACAACGCTTCCAAATCAGAAATTAGCCCAAATGATGTTACTGGTAATAACACTGATGTTACAGAATTTGATGACCGTCCACTTAGAGATATCATCTTTAAGAAACCGAGATCATATGATGTTGATTCTCTTGCGGAATTTGTGATTCGTTACTTAAACAAGAAGAATTTCTGTGTTGTGGATGGTGTTTTCTCCAATAAAAATTTGCAGAAAGtgttgaatgaaataaaaagccTGAACTCAAACGGCTATTTGAAATTGGGACGTTTATCAGGGGGCAGAACGAGTGGACAGGACGCACTCAAAATGACCAAGACAGAAGTGAGGAATGACACCATATACTGGGCTGAGGGCACGGAGTCTCGGCACCCAAACGTCAACAAGGTTGTCCAGAAAATGGATTCAGTTTTATCAGCACTCAACAGTCACCTTCAGGGGGAATATTATATCAACGGTAGAACAAAGGTAATGTGatcaaaaatatgttatatcGGCAAAATACATgttgtatttaaaattattttgagatTTTATAACTTGGTCTCTCCCCTTTCCTGTCCTGATTCTAGAACCAATGACTCATTAGGCAGGtacacatgcgcggatccaaaaaaaatcattggaaGGGGGGATAGGGGCGGATATTTCAGTATTGGGGGTGTGGCGcaccgaggcatatttttgtaaatttttattaaataaattaaaaaaaatttgaattttccggggAGGGGGTTCAACCCCTTTCCCACAAAACCCTACTAGATCCGTGCatgggtatacatgtatgtatctagtattaacattttatccaaaattatcACATGAATATCAAAGCACACGCACGGACTGCTGATAGATACCTTGCACGGTGTTGAACAAAGGAGAAATGCATGCAATGATTATATGTCGTGCACACCATTTATAGCTTTAGTATTACTTGTACAATTCAGATTCAGAGAAGATGCTAGACGATTTTTCCAGGTTTTACTTGTACAACCACGTGCACTGCTTCAGAGATGCACGTCTGACTTTACAACTCGAAAAGAAGAgcgcaaagaaaaaaaattcatagtttagaaaaaaaatcaattttttaaaatcaaaattgtgcATAAATATTCAAGACTCTTCCGTTTTTGTGAATTTCTACTCACAGGCCATGGTTGCGTGTTACCCTGGTAACGGTTCTTACTACCGACGTCACGTGGACAATCCCAGCGGCGATGGACGTGTAATCACGTGCATTCTGTATTTAAACAAGGATTGGAATGCAAAGGTTTGTATCACTTTAGAGAATAAGATATAGTAAACCATTGTTATTTTGTACTCAGTCTGATTAGCTTTCATTGTatattaaatttacaaatactaTTTTATGTGTAAGTTTGGTTAGTCTGACATACCGGTAATGACATACATTTTGTAGCTCTATTAAATCATTCACAAAAACAAAAGTGCATGCAACTTGATATGGAACTCTAGACTTTTTACGTATAAAGGTAAAAAGTTCATGCATTTTGGATTCATTTATTCTTTCTTTCGCTAGCGAAGAGGCAtgcagttatctttctttagtCAATACTAGAATCCGTTCAGTTTGTTTGAAGAGTAATTGGAATGATTCAGAACAACAGTCAATATATTACTCAGAAACTTTCAGGAAATGGATTTGGGCTACTAGACTTGCTTTTtgtcaatatttcaaattatttatataaatcataATTTAGCCTTGTCCCTagtaaagaaaatgtttataaatattttcagttgcTGGGTTAGATAAGTGCATAGTTATATACAATTTAGTTTTGTGTGATTTGATCCgtttagaatttttaataacttttattAGATGAATGCCAAATGGGTTTTCTGCGTAGatttaaatctttgatttttagatttttttattaaggaaaTTAGCGCacccaattaaaaaaaaaaaaatcataagtaCAACATTAAGAGAACCGTATAGTTCAGATTAGTGCAGGtatgtagctcccggtctgaaaaattcagattcatattcatattcagatagacgacctgggagctacagtgcctctcATGGGTAAAAAGTGCAATTTACGGCCAACAAAAATTCGCTAGTTTTGAAATGATTAATCTTATTTCCGAACACATTCTGTatgaatatttgattaaaaataaaattctcagacattttactacagaaaTCGTCAATTAACTtgcctttaatattttttaaacactattACCAGCCCCATAAAGTAAAGTGATGCAGTTTGTTTATATGCAAAAATGGCCACTTTCAAATTGAGGTGAATTTAACAAAGTgcattttccgaggtcggttagcGTGCTTTGGAGAAAGTCGGGGCAAGTATTCAGACGAATCCAGTAGTAAATTGCCCGAAGAATTTAGTGGTACTATTTCTTCCACAGGATTTGTgtgtaaataaggttaatcaattaaaaactaGCGCAATATTCTGTGCGCCgtatattgcatttttttaactatgggaggcactgttgcttccaggtcgtccatccgaattttttacGTATCGCGAGCTACACACCTGCAGCTATATATTAAATAACATAtgcaatgtatatataaaaaacagaTTGGACATGATATTTAGGTAAGTAATCTTACGTCGTAAACTGTCTTGAAGTGGGTTTTTCGTTATCTACATAATTATCAATTCATCTATTGAAAGAGATTTGTATTACTTGTATCCTTCGGTTCTTTAAGGCtttgaaatcatattttattcTTCAAGTACGGTTTGTAAAGATATACCGtttctttcttttcatttaGAATCCATTCTCTTTATTCTCCACTGAATGCCTAGTCAgatattcaacattttttatgtGTGTCAGTTTCAATATGCATTTCCGAACCATTTTATTACCTTCTTTCACAATACAGAATATATTAAAAGTCCTTATACTTTTTATGAACTGGGGAAAGAGAAACCCCCATAAATCAAATGCCAATGATAGAATggtgcatatgtatacattgtGCAGTCCTTCAAAGGTATGGCTCCTTGGTGGTTAACCATGTCAACCTTTTCTTTTGTTCTCCGTCTTTCTTGTCGCAAAGAAAAACCTCATTTCATCGCAATAGCTTTACCTCCAAAAGAAATATTGAAGGCCCATTTGTTTTTCGTTCTTGAAggacgtatatatatattaaaatgtgaGCTTGTTTGAtagaatttgggcattaaataaTCAGTGCCAGATTATGCATGTGTTTCAAGATTTTGATGGGTTGTTGTCCCATTTGTAGAATTTAAACTCTCCAAATACTCTTATAAGCAGACCAACTTACCGATAACATTTCTGCACTCGGCCATTTActgttaaataaatatacatttgtaaaagACCCTTGCTTAAATGTCTATATCTTGGTAGTTGCATGTTTAAATTTGGAAATGACATCGTctgtttaacatattttttaaatatccacTGAGTAATTTTTactcattttttaacaaattcgacaatttgtcaataaaataaaaaggatgagtctgttttattataattttttttggtgtttttttattttttttggttggggTGGGgttggttgattttttttttgattttttgtgatGGCGTGTTTAGATATGAAGGTACCCATTCACTGTAGAGTAACCAATCGGACTGTGTTAACAACAAAAAGAaaggttttattgttttaaacattgtactcatttaaaactaaaattcaaACGAAAATGCTCCAATAATGctccgaaaaaaaaaatcagatggaaaagaaaattaaatatacaatcTGAATTTAAGGTACTTCTGAATTGTGATGTTACACTTTGACTTTTCAGACATTGGTGGAAAACTCAAAACAGTTGCGCATTCATTGATAAATGGAATATGTTAAATAAGTgttcaaaatacaaattttgactTAAATACGATGCTAATTTCTTAGTTTTTTGTGACAGTTTTAAATAAACCAAACAATGTTTGTATTGACATATAGATCTAATGCCAAGTATTTTAGTTTCACTGTCAACTATATTAAAAGTTATAGATTATTGATGAAGTCCGAAATTTCATAATAATAGATGCTGCCATAATGGTCATATTGGATTTCCCATGTTTGTGTAGGAGTAGagatattttaacttttttaatcaAAGCTCGGACTGTCATATGGTTACAAGAGTTGCTTCCACACAGTAAAAGCGATTATATGCTGAgcctttttctttaaacaatgcGAGTTCTTTAAGTAGAACAAGTGTTTTGAATGTGGACATGCGAAGCGAGTGCAGGGGTTACTAGTATATTAAATCTGATTAATATCCAGATTATGCCTCATTAATTGTGGGTGTGTTTTACACATATACTTAGACCATTGCTCATGGCATATGTTATTTCGTACATTTAGATTTAGCGTGTCCCGATTAAAAGTAAACAAGTAAACATAAATTTACATTCATTTCAATCCCTCCACTCCCTATAGCTTCATTACCATGCATGCCGATTTTGTACACTCATTTGTGACGAATAGATTTGTAGATGAAGAACAATTTAAATGGATTATtcatatatgtttttttatcatatataaaaaaaaactgacacACTTGATTTCAGCCTCTCCTTTTTCCCTCCCCCAAACTGTTTTGCAATGACATACTAGATGAAAACAGTATGTCATAATTTATACTCATAATATCATATCTGACCAAGTTGTCCTAACCCTATATCAGATCTCGTGACCATAGTCTtaagaatatatttattaataggTCACCTAAAAATGAtgaaacttttgaaataattgaaaaaagatGATAATTTTGGCAAGGAGAAAATTGGCCATAAATGATGAAGTACCAGATCATTTAGGTTACAGAATCCTCATGAGccatgaaatatatatacagtacaggcaacgcggatcccgtattgacccgcgttaccgtcacggtatttttatcgttcccgcgatacaccatcgcggttCTTGACCGCGGTATGGATTACGATCGTGATGACACCGCGACGGTGTGATTTACCGTTATTCCTGCTGCTGGTTGTTGTTGTTACTTTACCTGTACTGTCaaaaaccgcgatggtgtatcgcgggaacgataaaaataccgtgacggtaacgcgggccaatacgggatccgcgttgcctgtacgtACGGTATGAATATTTTGCTAATAAGGGATACATGTACACGCCTTACTTTCAATGAAATAACCGGTATCTTCTTaagtattttctttgtaaagaataaaagcatgttattttattttccctttatttgctggtttttttaaattactgaatgttgtaattattacatatgtaattatgtaagtacatgtaccgtaaATTTTATCTATTAGTTTATTTGTGAGCTTTGTTCTCATTatgttgaaatttatttgtaaaaatgtgATTGATTGTTGGAATTTGATAAAATAGATAatgcaaaaattgaaaatatttcgaGTTGCAAGAAACTGTATATGGAAGAAACAAtcaaccctcccccccccccccccccccccaaatgtaATTTTCCAGTTGGCCGTACTCaacaaaattaacatatttcaatttagatttttatccCTGCTATCCAGTCGGTTGTTTTTTGAtatcattaatgtaaataagttaagaaaattaattcggacacatatattaaatgaaaaaataaaataaaatgtggtTCAACCTACAAAAACCATCAGTGTATACTTTAAGCAGACTGAAAGGTTGTGAAGTTCACGTAGATGTATGTCACATATCTTTATTTAGATCTAAGATTAACACTAAAACCTTTATTTCTGGTACACTTTACAAAGATTAGTGTGCCATTAAGGTAGGGTTAATCTAGATTTAACCTACTACACGTATTAAAGCCTTACATGGACAGGTTTCATTATATGTTTGACCAATTAACTAAATGTACTTCTAAATATGTGAATTTAGTATTCTATCTTTTGGAGTTCCATGTGGTATGAGCATAGCCAAAAACAAAaggcaaaacaaaaaagaacaaacaaacaaatccgGCAATGTAGCGATCTTAACGGAATGtggatacatgtactttgaattTACTTACATTTGACAGAAATACCAAGcttcatataatatatatgtaagacTAACTCGCGCAGAGTCCAAATTTAAACGGTCGCTTAAATTTATAGTGACATTTATTGAAGATGTTACCATATACTAGTAAACTTCTGTTGGAATTTATGCAATTAAAGTATTTCATTCGTTTTATGGTTTGGGTTATATCAAATTTCTATACTTGTCTCCTTTAGAAAGATTAAATTTTAGAAAGAAATGCTGGATATggtgatatttacatgtacactaGTTTCCCTTCTTTTTCACCCTGGTGTATTTATGGCAATGTACGTTATGTTCATGAATATACAGTGCAGTATGCGGTGCCGATCGGGAAGCATGCATTTGTATTATTTCTATATCggtataaattacatgtaaagtgTTTTATAAAAACCCTACAATAGGTAAAAGTACAAAGATTATTTGTGCTGCTACATTTGTACCTAATTCttacaagaaataaaatatatcaatactgTGGCATCCATgcagaatgattttattttgtaggaAGACGGTGGAATACTGCGCATCTTCTCAGCGCAAAATGAAAGTTGCTATGTTGACGTCAGTCCTGAGTATAACCGGATGTTGTTCTTCTGGTCCGACAGACGGAATCCCCATGAGGTTCAGCCAGCGTTCAGAACGAGGTTGTCAGGGTCTTTTCATTGATATTAATTATGGGCCACACacttaactatatatatatatttaaaaaacttggTTTGATTTATAGATTTATTGATCAATATAGAAGCCATTTTATGACGTTATATCTTACCCCCTCGTAGACTTATTTTATATAAACCCGAGAAGAAGCTTGTTTAGGATCAAATTTATCTTGCATATTTAATAACTTTGTTTTGTAGTTATTTTCTGTGTAATTTATTAAAGTTATTTGAAGATGCTCCTTTATTTTCGGTACACATTACAAGTAACAAATGTGCGTGTGCTTCCAATTATACTAGAAACAGAAATCCCGGCGCATGGTTTAAATGCCACTAAATGTTCCATCTTAGATCtcgattttcaaaattaatctcGTTTCAGCATGcaaacttgaaataaatttttcctTCAAAGTAGATTTATATGACTCCTTAaacgtttttcaaaatctatctTCAAAATATCTCTTTACAGTGTAATTAAGCACTTGAAAAAAtgtgttattattttattattgaacTCATCCCAGACAGGTGCGAACACGGGGAAATTTCTAAGCGTCAAGATTTATGGTCTTGAATTTGTAATAAGTTTTTGAAAACTGTGAAAACAACCGTTTTAGGTATGCGATTACAGTTTGGTTTTTCGACAAAACTGAAAGAGAAAGAGCAAAAGAAGAGTCCGCGTTAGAAGGTAATTCTGTCCGCATAAATTTATCTCCGATGATTGCAGTAATTTTGCTGTCCGGGACAACCATTGTTCTTTAAGTGTCTATTGCAGATAGAGATAAGAAATGCTTAGCAGTGACATATTTGAAAATACTGcggttctattttttttttacactttaatttTCCTCTATGTGTGTTGTAAAATCTAATTATATAAACgtcacatatattttttttttgaggaaATATGGAGATTTTTATAcaatgatatataaataaaatatctattttcattttcaacagGTATCTCAGCAATTAAAAATGAACTGGTGGTTTTAGATTTAGAAAAAATAGAGaatgaaaaggtaaaaatgaaACCAATAAAAAGGTTTTCATAATATCAGGTTTTATCATATGAAGTTTTACTTATGCTTATATTATCACTTAATATATTTGCTATCCGTATTTTCATCGGagaaaaataaatacaggtttgtTTTCTCAATTTCCCGATGTAAATAgagaaatgtaaatgtaaatcaCAAGTACGCAATTTTATCTCCCTGTCTTATTAATTACATGCTTTGTACACTGTAGTTTACCTAATATAGTTTATACGTGGTAGGTAATTATTGGACGAGATAGGATAAACTATTTATTACACTCTGTTTTGAATGGCTTTTGTATAACATGCCCGAATCTGGAATTTGTATTGGGGACCGGGAGGGGGTTCTAGATCTGGGCATGGATAATCAAAAAAGGTAATTCCAGTCATGGAAAGAATTGTAATTCTAATACTTGAGTACCTGAAAATACAAAAGacctttattttacatattagTGAGAGCGTAAGCATATCAAATGGTATTTGTATATTGATATACgtaaatatatgcatgcaacacttataaagtataatttgaaatattgagtTGATTGACATCGAGGTCCCAGCGGCATTATCCGTCAATGTCATTCCAATGTCATCACAGGTCAACGCATCGCTGCCTTCTTATTATCAAACTTGTTCAGGGTTAATCACTTATATTAACCCCTTGGAAGCTAATTAAATGGTTGGGAGAATTCGATCAACTCTCGCACTTTTAAAGAAGGTCTATAcaagagagaggggggggggggggggttgttatcTTCATTACGTGAAGAATAAACAAGTACAGAAGTACAAATAGATAACGATTTATAATCTATCCAAGGTTCCTTCTAAAacattatctacatgtatatcaatgcGACCACCTTGGCCTTGAAATCAGTTCAAATCGATGTagggctaaaaaaaaaatgtttcagatttttttttttggaaattgcCAAAGATCAAGTTGTGCTTTGAGTAAGGTAGATTTCGTGATGATTTCAAGGAAAACATCAGAAGTTGATTCTTGTTGCGTACTTTTGCGTACAGACAAACCTCTTTAGAACCACCCTGCTCAGTTATCCGATTTTGTCAACTTAAATAAATCAGAACAGAATTTTCTTGTActtatttaaataaagtcaaAGATATGCATGCCCAATAATTTAATAAGGATATAGCTAACAACGGCGTGTCTTATAATGACATGTATCACCGTCTCCATTAGTGAGATTCCCattatcaaattaatttaattgtttaaaagtttgttcacttaagttttattttttaaatttctatttagCATAGATTTATCAATATAAGAAGTATGGATACTTGCAAGTACCCATTTTTCGAGGTTGTAATTGAATTAACCATATGAAAATAGCTATTATAGTTGAATATCTTCACTTAAATCTTGATTGAATAACAtggtttgtttttaaattccaCACATACACAGGTTAATACAAGATTGCATCGCTGAAGGTCtttgattcattattttttattgccTACAAAATCTACTGTATTTGATGTACATTTTATTgtgcataaatatttatattcaataaGATATAATCTTTAAGGTTTAGCTTACATCAGTCTCTGATTTATGTTATAATAAATTGTGTAATACGCGATTTCCGGTCTTGAAATGTCACGAC is part of the Crassostrea angulata isolate pt1a10 chromosome 3, ASM2561291v2, whole genome shotgun sequence genome and encodes:
- the LOC128178275 gene encoding prolyl hydroxylase EGLN3-like, translated to MDKDAKTNQDLRCVVCDSKENLKRCTRCKGVVYCCRQHQIQDWPSHKVACTPTQRTEPKKKVGEVTTDTCESNKNNASKSEISPNDVTGNNTDVTEFDDRPLRDIIFKKPRSYDVDSLAEFVIRYLNKKNFCVVDGVFSNKNLQKVLNEIKSLNSNGYLKLGRLSGGRTSGQDALKMTKTEVRNDTIYWAEGTESRHPNVNKVVQKMDSVLSALNSHLQGEYYINGRTKAMVACYPGNGSYYRRHVDNPSGDGRVITCILYLNKDWNAKEDGGILRIFSAQNESCYVDVSPEYNRMLFFWSDRRNPHEVQPAFRTRYAITVWFFDKTERERAKEESALEGISAIKNELVVLDLEKIENEKTQLERKIEQEAKKAIESLTQGELQALADLVKGHEEPKVVLTQMGISPSIQDPLLKVLEGL